TCTAAAGATTCAAAACCATCAAAATACAACACTCAATTTGAAGAACTTGATTTTAATAAAAGTATTATCCCTCAGATTTTGGATGTTTTATATCAAAATCAAATTCAATCTATAATAATTGAAGGCGGAAGACAAGCGCTCCAATCTTTTATTGATGAAAACCTATGGGATGAAGCTAGAATTTTTGTTGGAAAAACGAATTTTCTAAAAGGAACAAGAGCTCCAATTATTACAAGAAAAAACACCACAAAGACTAATATATTAAGTGACGAACTAATACAAATTAGAAATCATGATTAATGCGATAATTTTTGACTTTGGAGATATTTTTATCAATTTAGATAAACCTGCCACAATTTCTGGTTTGCAAAAACTAGGAATGAAAGAATGGAATACTGAATTGGATCAATTAAATCTTTCTTTTGAAGCTGGAGCTATTTCATCAGAAGATTTTATTGGAGGTTTTCAAAAACAATTACCAAATGCTTCTAAAGAAGATATTTTGAAAGCTTGGAATGCAGTATTGGCAGATTTCCCTTTTTATCGTCTAGAGTTTCTTCAGGGATTATCAAAAAAATACCGCTTGTTCTTGTTGAGTAATACCGATTCTATTCACATTAATACATTTG
The Flavobacterium humidisoli DNA segment above includes these coding regions:
- a CDS encoding HAD family hydrolase, encoding MINAIIFDFGDIFINLDKPATISGLQKLGMKEWNTELDQLNLSFEAGAISSEDFIGGFQKQLPNASKEDILKAWNAVLADFPFYRLEFLQGLSKKYRLFLLSNTDSIHINTFEEKSGISFYKDFYACFEKVYFSFDIGMRKPDPKIYQFVLEQNNLVAENTLFVDDKTENTDSAAALGIKVWNLQVGKEDVVDLFDKELL